A window of Candidatus Baltobacteraceae bacterium contains these coding sequences:
- a CDS encoding polysaccharide deacetylase family protein has translation MLTQVRVTSVNALLYALRELGRRAGAGAREVRRWRVAVEADRTVLFPDPNSQRRIVFPVDRSKPERIGALCAHEPSRYEPDIVVPFEERTAGGPLFVACAPDEIECRGDILTATLWTLARVEERGAGTLDEHGRFRAAASIAARCECLERPIVDEYGLAFGQALTALMPGWKPAPRCLRVKLSHDIDRIGYPRRLRSTGALLLRYRNLPAFVRELISFTGAARPAYLEAVLQTAAISAQRRLDSAFYFKAALRTTQWDTGYDLLQPPIRRVIEHLVEGGCEIGLHPGYDTFHSQTMLDAEVSHLRGLVGGVPIGGRQHYLRWDCSTWLAWERAGLAYDSTLGYAEAMGFRAGTSIPYHPWSIEEDRELALLEVPLIVMDCTPIDYMRLEPERALARISAIVERTAAVGGVFTLLWHNASVIEPPYAKLYPRILDLLGAAQNYDWRSEGELPPLPLLTHGAS, from the coding sequence ATGCTCACGCAGGTGCGAGTTACCAGTGTCAACGCGCTGCTTTACGCGCTGCGGGAGCTCGGCCGTCGGGCCGGTGCCGGCGCGCGGGAGGTGCGACGCTGGCGCGTTGCGGTCGAAGCCGATCGCACGGTGCTCTTCCCCGACCCGAACTCGCAGCGGCGCATCGTCTTTCCGGTCGATCGCTCCAAGCCCGAGCGCATTGGCGCTTTGTGCGCGCACGAGCCCTCGCGCTACGAACCGGACATCGTGGTGCCGTTCGAAGAGCGAACCGCCGGAGGGCCGCTCTTTGTGGCCTGCGCTCCCGACGAGATCGAGTGCCGAGGCGACATTCTCACGGCGACGTTGTGGACGCTTGCGCGGGTTGAGGAGCGCGGTGCCGGCACGCTCGATGAACACGGCCGATTTCGCGCCGCCGCCTCGATAGCCGCGCGCTGTGAATGCCTCGAGCGTCCGATCGTCGACGAATACGGCCTTGCATTTGGGCAGGCATTGACCGCGCTCATGCCCGGTTGGAAGCCGGCGCCGCGGTGCTTGCGGGTCAAGCTCAGCCACGACATCGACCGCATCGGTTATCCCCGCCGGCTGCGTTCGACCGGAGCCCTGCTGTTGCGTTATCGTAACCTGCCGGCGTTCGTCCGCGAACTGATCTCGTTTACCGGAGCGGCTCGCCCGGCGTACCTCGAAGCGGTCTTGCAAACCGCAGCGATCTCGGCGCAGCGTCGCTTGGATTCGGCCTTTTATTTCAAGGCGGCCTTGCGGACGACGCAGTGGGATACCGGCTACGACCTCCTCCAGCCGCCGATCCGTCGCGTGATCGAGCATCTCGTCGAAGGCGGTTGCGAAATCGGACTGCACCCCGGTTACGACACCTTTCATTCGCAGACGATGCTCGATGCCGAGGTCTCGCATCTGCGTGGTCTCGTCGGCGGTGTGCCGATCGGCGGGCGTCAGCATTATCTGCGTTGGGATTGCTCGACTTGGCTCGCATGGGAACGCGCCGGTCTGGCATACGACAGTACGCTGGGATATGCAGAGGCGATGGGGTTCCGTGCCGGCACGTCGATCCCGTACCATCCCTGGTCGATCGAAGAGGACCGGGAACTCGCGCTCTTGGAGGTCCCGCTGATCGTGATGGACTGTACGCCGATCGACTACATGCGCCTCGAGCCCGAGCGAGCGCTGGCGCGTATCTCTGCGATCGTGGAGCGCACGGCGGCGGTCGGCGGCGTGTTCACCTTGCTCTGGCACAACGCGAGCGTGATCGAACCGCCGTACGCGAAGTTGTATCCACGCATCCTCGACTTGCTCGGCGCGGCGCAAAACTATGACTGGAGGAGCGAAGGTGAACTCCCGCCGCTCCCGCTCCTCACGCACGGAGCATCATAA
- a CDS encoding acyltransferase, with translation MFLAVLLSLLPSPLHVAVRRLMGARIGRGARIRFGTVLAVRDLRMGEGSRIGPAAVVHARTLEIGAHSNVNPLTIMKANAIRIGSYTRVASFAVIYGELIESSRFAIGNHSSIANFCWIEPGEGITVGDQVGIGGHTFIFTHGSWSDYLCGSPWNYGPVVIEDRVWIAWRVTVQANVTIGHDSIIAVGAVITKNVPPNVFAAGMPAKTVSEPAMPAVGETERLHRAERMLAAYGERGMPGARAQIKVDDGRELGRGNLLMVVNRPLELEERDALLERGVNILDHPSGRLIVVEDRPYLADFRSFLRRYGIRVAREDFQPNARRKPLRSQLTSQRAG, from the coding sequence ATGTTCCTAGCCGTGCTCCTCTCCCTGCTCCCATCACCGCTGCACGTGGCGGTGCGCCGGCTGATGGGCGCGCGAATCGGGCGCGGCGCGCGCATTCGGTTCGGCACGGTGCTTGCCGTACGCGATCTGCGGATGGGCGAGGGATCGCGTATCGGACCCGCGGCCGTGGTTCATGCCCGCACGCTCGAGATCGGGGCGCACAGCAACGTCAATCCGCTGACGATCATGAAAGCGAACGCGATTCGGATCGGCTCCTACACGCGCGTCGCTTCGTTCGCGGTCATCTACGGCGAGCTGATCGAGTCGTCGCGTTTTGCGATCGGTAATCACTCGTCGATCGCAAATTTTTGCTGGATCGAACCCGGCGAAGGGATTACCGTCGGAGACCAGGTCGGCATCGGCGGGCACACGTTCATCTTCACGCATGGCTCGTGGTCCGATTACCTCTGCGGGAGCCCGTGGAACTACGGCCCGGTCGTCATCGAGGACCGCGTGTGGATTGCCTGGCGCGTGACCGTGCAGGCCAACGTGACGATCGGTCACGATTCGATCATCGCGGTTGGCGCGGTGATCACGAAGAACGTCCCGCCCAACGTCTTCGCAGCGGGAATGCCGGCCAAGACGGTGAGCGAGCCGGCGATGCCGGCGGTGGGCGAGACCGAACGCCTGCACCGCGCGGAGCGCATGCTGGCTGCCTACGGCGAGCGCGGGATGCCCGGCGCCCGCGCACAGATCAAGGTCGACGACGGGCGCGAGTTGGGCCGCGGGAACCTGCTGATGGTCGTCAACCGGCCACTCGAACTCGAAGAGCGCGACGCATTGCTCGAACGCGGTGTGAACATTCTCGATCACCCGAGCGGCCGTCTGATCGTGGTCGAGGACCGGCCCTATCTCGCCGATTTCCGCAGCTTCCTGCGACGCTACGGTATTCGCGTCGCACGCGAGGACTTTCAACCCAACGCGCGCCGCAAGCCGCTGCGTTCGCAACTGACCTCGCAGAGGGCTGGATGA
- the fabG gene encoding 3-oxoacyl-[acyl-carrier-protein] reductase, whose amino-acid sequence MAVTGTITRNGFAALPKARGAARMFTGRVALVTGGTRGIGLAITQALASEGARVAAGYCMRADAAERCAATHHAGGHSISTHRGRVDHAGDCRRIVGEVLEEHGRIDFLVNNAGITLDRTVRKMSDEDWQNVVQVNLSGAFNMTKAVLEHMIERGSGRIVNISSVIGSTGNVGQANYAASKAGLFGFTKSLALELAGKGITVNAVAPGFIATEMIEAMPEAALAKVVEKIPVKRLGRPEEIARVVRFLCEDDSAYITGAVLHVNGGLAMA is encoded by the coding sequence ATGGCGGTCACGGGAACGATCACTCGGAACGGGTTCGCCGCGCTACCGAAGGCGAGGGGCGCGGCGCGCATGTTCACCGGACGCGTCGCGCTCGTCACCGGGGGAACGCGCGGCATCGGTCTTGCGATCACGCAGGCCCTGGCGAGCGAGGGTGCGCGTGTCGCCGCCGGTTACTGCATGCGTGCCGACGCGGCCGAGCGCTGCGCCGCGACGCATCACGCCGGCGGGCACTCGATATCGACGCATCGGGGACGCGTCGATCATGCCGGCGATTGCCGGCGCATCGTCGGCGAGGTGCTCGAAGAACACGGACGCATCGACTTTCTCGTGAACAACGCCGGCATCACGCTCGATCGGACCGTGCGCAAGATGTCGGACGAGGATTGGCAGAACGTCGTTCAGGTCAACCTCTCCGGTGCGTTCAACATGACCAAAGCCGTGCTCGAGCACATGATCGAGCGCGGATCCGGACGGATCGTGAACATCAGCTCCGTGATCGGCTCGACCGGCAACGTGGGGCAAGCCAACTACGCGGCGTCGAAAGCGGGACTCTTCGGATTCACCAAGTCGCTTGCACTCGAGTTGGCCGGCAAGGGTATTACGGTCAACGCCGTCGCTCCGGGGTTCATCGCAACCGAGATGATCGAAGCGATGCCTGAAGCTGCGCTCGCGAAGGTGGTCGAGAAGATTCCGGTCAAACGCCTGGGCCGGCCCGAGGAGATCGCACGGGTCGTCCGCTTCCTGTGCGAAGACGATTCCGCCTATATCACCGGCGCCGTTCTCCACGTGAACGGCGGCCTGGCCATGGCCTGA
- a CDS encoding ATP-grasp domain-containing protein: protein MHRVFVTDGSYRNALAAVRALGSAGFRVTVGERGSIPPSTVGGFWSRHCAQTFRYPDPNISVESTVAALRAHFNELRYDAVIPVGLDMVELFVRNRLQFNAPLLLPSAESFAIAADKRRTFEHAAHARIPIPKTLAAQDWREIEPPLVFKHPRAGAHVARNAREASSYALGLGESIRDYLAQEFVPGENGFGYFALFDEGREVGYFMHERLVQYPKEGGPSVIARSIRDPHLRELGRSLLESMRWHGVAMVEFKRSDRDGEYYLIEVNPKLWGSLDLAIQAGCNFPVWIAQRLMGAQAPLDSGYREGLTYQWVIPVGLKSFVRYPEFRVRFVRNVFSRDVRTDLSLFDPLPTAAGLLAMAGSLTK from the coding sequence ATGCACCGCGTGTTCGTCACTGACGGGTCCTATCGAAATGCCCTCGCGGCCGTTCGTGCGCTGGGCAGCGCGGGCTTTCGCGTGACAGTCGGCGAGCGGGGCTCGATACCGCCCTCGACGGTGGGGGGGTTCTGGTCGCGGCACTGCGCGCAAACATTCCGCTATCCGGATCCCAACATATCGGTCGAGTCGACCGTCGCTGCGCTGCGCGCGCACTTCAACGAACTACGCTACGATGCGGTTATTCCGGTTGGACTCGACATGGTCGAGCTGTTCGTGCGCAATCGCCTGCAATTCAACGCGCCGCTCCTGTTGCCGTCCGCCGAAAGCTTCGCAATCGCGGCAGACAAGCGGCGTACCTTCGAACACGCTGCGCATGCGCGAATTCCGATCCCAAAGACCCTCGCGGCGCAGGATTGGCGAGAGATCGAACCACCCCTCGTATTCAAACATCCGCGCGCCGGCGCCCACGTGGCCCGCAACGCGCGCGAAGCCTCGTCCTATGCGCTCGGCCTGGGCGAGTCGATCCGAGATTATCTCGCGCAGGAATTCGTACCGGGCGAAAACGGCTTTGGTTATTTTGCATTGTTCGACGAGGGGCGGGAAGTCGGCTACTTCATGCACGAGCGCTTAGTGCAATATCCGAAGGAAGGCGGTCCCAGCGTAATCGCTCGATCGATTCGCGATCCCCACCTGCGCGAACTGGGGCGCTCGCTGCTCGAGTCGATGCGTTGGCATGGTGTCGCGATGGTGGAGTTCAAGCGCAGCGATCGCGACGGCGAATACTACCTGATCGAGGTCAACCCGAAACTGTGGGGATCGCTCGATTTGGCGATCCAAGCCGGGTGCAATTTTCCGGTGTGGATTGCGCAGCGCCTGATGGGCGCGCAGGCGCCCCTCGACAGCGGCTACCGGGAAGGCCTCACGTATCAATGGGTGATTCCCGTCGGGCTGAAAAGCTTCGTCCGCTATCCCGAATTCCGCGTGCGGTTCGTACGAAACGTCTTCTCGCGTGACGTGCGCACCGATCTAAGTTTGTTCGATCCGTTGCCGACGGCCGCGGGATTGTTGGCGATGGCCGGAAGCCTCACGAAATAA
- a CDS encoding PHP domain-containing protein yields MSSNGTRGHAIDFHVHTAASFDSLTPPKLAIEIARRRGLSGIAVTDHDTVRGALITMEANRYRDFLVIPGIEVKSDLGDIIGLYVTREIRSRAFADVIAEIHEQGGIAYLPHPIRTFGTARFPAIFADNPGIDFCELYNGRYDEGEFVQAEASFARLGIERALCGSDAHFPWEIGLFRAVFPELPRNPASLLAQSREAMLYASVRGELPRRTGLRMGAVIKAAKRRQYRKLAPLLLSLPWKTLRRIMMLRA; encoded by the coding sequence ATGTCCAGCAACGGCACGCGCGGGCACGCTATCGATTTCCACGTGCACACCGCCGCGTCGTTCGATTCGCTCACGCCGCCCAAGCTCGCCATTGAGATCGCTCGCCGCCGCGGCCTCTCCGGTATTGCCGTGACCGATCATGACACGGTCCGCGGCGCGCTGATCACGATGGAAGCGAATCGATACCGCGACTTCCTCGTGATTCCCGGTATTGAGGTCAAGAGCGACCTGGGCGATATCATTGGTCTCTACGTGACGCGAGAAATTCGCAGCCGCGCCTTCGCCGACGTCATCGCCGAGATTCACGAACAAGGCGGAATCGCCTATTTACCGCACCCGATCCGCACGTTCGGCACAGCGCGCTTCCCCGCGATCTTCGCCGATAACCCTGGGATCGATTTCTGCGAGCTGTATAACGGCCGCTATGACGAAGGCGAATTTGTGCAGGCCGAGGCGTCATTTGCCCGGCTCGGGATCGAACGCGCGCTCTGTGGCAGCGACGCCCACTTCCCTTGGGAAATCGGACTGTTCCGCGCGGTCTTTCCGGAACTTCCACGCAACCCCGCCTCACTGCTCGCGCAAAGCCGCGAGGCCATGTTGTACGCCAGCGTGCGCGGCGAGCTTCCGCGCCGCACGGGACTGCGCATGGGAGCCGTCATCAAGGCCGCCAAGCGCCGGCAATACCGCAAACTCGCTCCGCTGTTGCTTTCTCTTCCGTGGAAGACGCTGCGCCGGATTATGATGCTCCGTGCGTGA
- a CDS encoding glycosyltransferase family 4 protein codes for MRILVMVNNFPWPQSIDGTFNLLHLRALRELGHEICVLRWAPWAPPLRKQWKRYRSIPDAYEYDGFRVRTLRVLIGPANLAIGSIRRQRQGAIAREIAAFTPDVVQVHGLIPAGVMALDSPVPYVLTGHGTETYKTPFLRDSLRALSHEIVTRAAFCVGVSDFVAGKLRMLGARDPRVIFNGADEDIFFPRDRVAARLELGLHPNRPTVMYAGHMLAQKGMAELQAAALALREMQPQFIFAGGNAMQPEIERTLRAAKIDALFPGVVGHEKLATLYAAADVVTLPSYAEGLPLLVCEAMCSGRAVVATNVGGIPEIVRDGETGYLIPPRDADALTDRLRRVLAGQPIRERFERAAYTFAREHLTWRVNARAYDEIYRDIVAGRYGNDGSSSALPALSTSA; via the coding sequence GTGCGTATCCTGGTGATGGTCAACAACTTTCCCTGGCCACAAAGCATCGACGGCACCTTCAACCTGTTGCATCTCCGCGCACTGCGTGAGCTTGGACATGAGATTTGCGTCCTGCGTTGGGCGCCGTGGGCGCCGCCGTTGCGCAAGCAATGGAAGCGCTATCGTAGCATCCCGGACGCGTACGAGTATGACGGCTTTCGGGTCAGGACGTTGCGCGTGCTGATCGGACCGGCGAACCTGGCGATCGGGAGCATCCGCCGGCAGCGGCAAGGGGCGATCGCGCGAGAGATCGCCGCGTTTACTCCTGACGTCGTGCAGGTTCACGGGTTGATTCCGGCCGGTGTCATGGCGCTCGACTCGCCGGTACCGTACGTCTTGACCGGGCACGGCACCGAGACATACAAGACACCGTTCCTGCGCGATTCGCTGCGAGCACTCTCTCACGAGATCGTCACTCGCGCGGCCTTCTGTGTCGGCGTCTCGGACTTCGTCGCGGGGAAGCTTCGCATGCTCGGCGCGCGCGATCCGCGGGTGATCTTCAATGGGGCGGACGAAGATATCTTCTTCCCGCGTGATCGCGTGGCGGCGCGTCTCGAGCTCGGGCTCCATCCGAATCGGCCCACGGTGATGTACGCCGGTCACATGCTCGCGCAAAAAGGCATGGCCGAGTTGCAAGCGGCTGCGCTCGCGCTGCGTGAGATGCAGCCGCAATTCATCTTCGCCGGCGGGAACGCGATGCAGCCGGAAATCGAGCGTACGTTGCGGGCGGCAAAGATCGATGCGCTCTTTCCGGGCGTGGTGGGACACGAGAAACTTGCCACATTGTACGCGGCGGCGGATGTCGTTACGCTTCCAAGCTATGCCGAGGGGTTACCGCTATTGGTTTGCGAGGCGATGTGTTCGGGACGCGCGGTGGTCGCGACCAACGTGGGCGGCATTCCGGAAATCGTTCGGGACGGTGAGACCGGGTACCTCATTCCGCCTCGCGACGCGGACGCGCTCACCGATCGCCTGCGCCGCGTACTGGCCGGGCAACCGATTCGCGAACGATTCGAACGCGCGGCATACACCTTTGCCCGCGAACACCTGACCTGGCGCGTCAACGCGCGCGCATATGATGAAATCTACCGCGACATCGTCGCCGGCCGCTACGGCAACGACGGCTCTTCCAGCGCGCTCCCCGCGCTCTCAACCAGCGCCTGA
- a CDS encoding glycosyltransferase has translation MSEPQILHISTVHGPLDGRIYYKEVRSLHDAGFHVGIAGTQATIGEHDGVRILPLGNRGGPRWKRLGRDLRAMLVMLAHPNSILHIHDPELLLAALVPAYLGRTLVYDVHEFYLERIADSEWIPRPLRRALSRVYDVLERLALRRFAGVVIVAEAMRERYRELVGDDRVALVRNFPYISPAEMAAIRASAHPLGGTPYILHTGGASRLRAFHTMVAAAEYLRARGCSWPIVNLGPIDLSPYGEGTADLLDRAQRADVRNVGLVTQETAWSYVAHAAIGYMPLIDVENNARGMPNKLFENLMFGLPLVGMDLGNIAAIIKASGAGIVVPPEDANAHGEALLRLARDEGLRASFAANCAAAGARYSFHGELTRLTALYEHITDSARPTFPTARTPGPLRRSSSSA, from the coding sequence ATGAGCGAGCCGCAGATCCTGCATATTTCGACGGTCCACGGTCCACTGGACGGGCGAATCTATTACAAGGAAGTTCGCAGCCTGCACGATGCGGGCTTTCACGTCGGAATTGCGGGAACCCAGGCGACGATTGGGGAGCACGACGGCGTGCGAATCCTCCCGCTCGGCAATCGCGGCGGACCGCGCTGGAAACGTCTGGGCCGCGATCTGCGGGCGATGCTGGTCATGCTCGCGCATCCGAACAGCATTCTTCACATCCACGATCCCGAATTGCTGCTCGCAGCCTTGGTGCCCGCCTACCTCGGGCGCACGCTGGTCTACGACGTCCACGAATTCTATCTCGAACGCATCGCCGACTCGGAATGGATCCCCCGGCCTCTGCGCCGCGCGCTCTCGCGGGTCTATGATGTTCTGGAACGCCTCGCCTTACGGCGGTTCGCGGGCGTGGTCATCGTCGCCGAAGCCATGCGAGAGCGCTACCGCGAACTCGTCGGCGACGATCGCGTGGCGCTCGTGCGCAACTTTCCTTATATCTCACCGGCCGAGATGGCCGCCATTCGAGCGAGCGCGCATCCGCTCGGCGGAACGCCGTATATTCTCCACACCGGCGGCGCCTCGCGGCTGCGCGCATTTCATACGATGGTCGCGGCGGCCGAATACCTGCGGGCCCGCGGTTGCTCCTGGCCGATCGTCAACCTTGGCCCGATCGACCTATCGCCCTACGGCGAAGGGACCGCGGATCTCCTCGATCGCGCACAGCGCGCCGACGTGCGAAACGTGGGTCTGGTAACGCAGGAAACGGCCTGGTCGTATGTCGCGCACGCAGCGATCGGGTACATGCCGCTGATCGACGTCGAGAACAACGCGCGCGGCATGCCGAACAAGCTCTTCGAAAATCTCATGTTCGGCCTGCCGCTCGTCGGCATGGATCTCGGCAACATCGCCGCGATCATCAAAGCGTCGGGAGCAGGCATCGTGGTACCCCCGGAGGACGCGAACGCACACGGCGAAGCACTCTTGCGTCTTGCGAGGGACGAGGGGTTGCGCGCGTCGTTCGCGGCAAACTGCGCCGCTGCGGGTGCGCGCTACAGCTTCCATGGCGAGCTCACACGCCTTACGGCACTCTACGAACACATCACGGACAGCGCTAGGCCAACGTTCCCAACGGCGCGCACCCCGGGGCCCCTACGGCGTTCTTCGTCATCGGCCTAG
- a CDS encoding EAL domain-containing protein produces MTREASRRPRFSDALGILITVLAALVLSFVLVQILSLGREAGLDRASLTRERVGVAEVGPVLATIDALDAYRYALMLRTPQIARARALAQARITALRGDFTRGRAAILGLRNAWKPIDREWARARALPAGPQALPKMGWLMNSMGGLLDELQDNSGLSYDPSVTAQNLADIFMQSTPFAISGTRRLRAVVDLAAQQGGLSLSQRLDAAGNLMNLRETYDFSRDQVPHIAQAMVQLAPQGRAQWERLPALASQLNAAGSSFANLVVNRVMLTPRPAVSAGLLHRSAYATIGLARRLNALAGRALDANLVARGAIQRERNRYVYLAFVIGALGIVGIMIAIVQVVARRGRQLLREALREADRLQAELARTEAEEALRLTEAQFRAVFDGAAIGIAVVDRMGSVLDSNDVYRSMFGETIETAIEGHREEFDSLWSDGSETFEFEQHVRAPDGREIWADATVSIVTDLEKSARFAIVMFRDKTALKHSERRIQHSRTHDDLTGLPNRALFDEHLRRRFEEAGALLDSFFAVLFVDLEHFREINESLGHGAGDLVLTQIAGRLRSSVDARDVVARLGGDEFAVLLQSLGDILHVESIARRILNTLSKTITVGSRSVFLGASVGIAIGSSNYERAEDVVRDAETAMQHAKAGGGARYALFDSTMHDRAQKRLLLISDLRLAIERHEFRMVYQPIVSLSDGAPIGSEALIRWDHPTEGIIGPSEFIPLAEQTGLAQALGRFAVATACEQLAVWRRNRGGTLDFNMNVNVSATELSDPDFERTLVQTVEHHGLRPADFTLEITESVVLDAGTRANTTIERVRNRGFNICIDDFGTGYSSLRYLQQFQVDSIKIDRSFVSGTDGQLASEPIVRTLITLAEAYNVRVVAEGVETSEQCEMLRNAGCRLAQGFLFAHPLAPAELAERYPRVLGRIARPASA; encoded by the coding sequence ATGACGCGCGAAGCTAGCCGGCGGCCTCGCTTCAGTGACGCGCTTGGCATCCTTATTACGGTGCTTGCAGCGCTCGTGCTCAGCTTCGTGCTCGTGCAGATTCTCAGCCTCGGCCGCGAAGCCGGGCTCGACCGTGCCAGCCTGACACGCGAACGCGTCGGCGTTGCCGAAGTCGGCCCCGTTCTCGCCACCATCGACGCACTCGACGCGTACCGCTACGCCTTGATGCTGCGTACCCCGCAGATCGCACGGGCGCGCGCGCTCGCGCAGGCCCGGATCACGGCGTTGCGCGGAGACTTCACGCGCGGACGCGCGGCGATACTGGGCCTGCGCAACGCCTGGAAGCCGATCGACCGTGAATGGGCGCGCGCACGCGCGCTCCCGGCCGGTCCGCAAGCACTCCCGAAGATGGGTTGGCTGATGAACTCGATGGGCGGTCTGCTCGACGAGCTGCAGGACAACTCGGGCCTCAGTTACGATCCGAGCGTCACCGCGCAGAATCTCGCGGACATCTTCATGCAGAGCACGCCGTTCGCGATCTCCGGGACGCGGCGGCTCCGCGCCGTCGTCGATCTCGCCGCGCAGCAGGGTGGTTTGAGCCTCTCGCAGCGTCTCGACGCGGCGGGCAACCTCATGAATTTGCGTGAGACCTATGATTTCTCGCGCGATCAAGTGCCGCATATCGCGCAGGCGATGGTTCAACTCGCGCCGCAGGGCCGCGCACAGTGGGAGCGTCTGCCGGCACTCGCTTCGCAACTCAACGCGGCCGGCAGTTCCTTCGCCAACCTCGTTGTGAACCGGGTGATGCTCACGCCCCGCCCCGCCGTCTCCGCCGGCCTCTTGCATCGCAGTGCGTACGCTACGATCGGCCTGGCCCGGCGGCTCAATGCGCTCGCGGGGCGCGCGCTCGATGCGAACCTGGTTGCGCGCGGCGCGATCCAGCGGGAGCGCAATCGCTACGTGTACCTCGCTTTCGTGATCGGCGCGCTCGGTATCGTGGGCATTATGATCGCAATCGTCCAGGTGGTCGCTCGCCGCGGACGGCAGCTCTTGCGCGAAGCGCTGCGCGAAGCGGACCGCTTGCAGGCCGAGCTCGCCCGCACCGAGGCCGAGGAAGCACTCCGTCTTACCGAGGCGCAGTTCCGCGCGGTCTTCGACGGCGCTGCGATCGGAATCGCGGTCGTCGACCGAATGGGAAGCGTGCTCGATTCGAACGACGTCTATCGGTCGATGTTCGGCGAGACGATCGAGACGGCGATCGAAGGGCACCGTGAGGAATTCGACTCGCTCTGGTCGGACGGTTCGGAAACCTTCGAATTCGAGCAGCACGTGCGCGCGCCTGACGGCCGAGAAATCTGGGCCGATGCGACGGTTTCGATCGTGACCGACCTCGAAAAGAGCGCGCGCTTTGCGATCGTGATGTTCCGCGACAAGACGGCGCTCAAACACAGCGAGCGGCGTATCCAGCACAGCCGGACGCACGACGATTTGACCGGTCTGCCGAACCGCGCGCTCTTCGACGAGCATCTGCGCCGGCGGTTCGAGGAAGCCGGTGCGCTCTTGGACTCGTTCTTTGCGGTGTTGTTCGTCGATCTCGAGCACTTCCGCGAGATCAACGAGTCGCTGGGGCATGGCGCCGGTGACCTCGTGCTCACGCAGATCGCAGGCCGATTGCGCTCGTCGGTCGATGCGCGTGATGTGGTCGCGCGCCTTGGCGGCGACGAGTTTGCCGTGCTGCTGCAGTCGCTCGGCGACATTTTGCACGTCGAATCGATCGCGCGACGCATCCTCAACACGCTCTCGAAGACGATCACGGTCGGCTCGCGCTCGGTGTTTTTGGGAGCCAGCGTCGGGATCGCGATCGGATCTTCGAACTACGAGCGGGCGGAAGACGTGGTGCGCGACGCGGAGACGGCGATGCAGCATGCCAAAGCCGGCGGCGGCGCGCGCTACGCACTCTTCGATTCGACGATGCACGACCGCGCGCAGAAGCGGCTGCTGCTGATCAGCGACCTGCGTCTGGCGATCGAACGGCACGAGTTCCGGATGGTCTATCAGCCGATCGTTTCGCTTTCCGACGGGGCGCCGATCGGTTCCGAGGCGCTCATTCGCTGGGATCATCCGACCGAGGGCATCATCGGTCCGAGCGAATTCATCCCGCTGGCCGAGCAGACGGGCCTGGCGCAGGCGCTCGGGCGGTTCGCCGTGGCGACGGCCTGCGAACAGCTCGCGGTATGGCGCCGTAACCGGGGCGGGACGCTCGACTTCAACATGAACGTGAACGTCTCGGCGACCGAGCTGAGCGACCCGGATTTCGAACGCACGCTAGTGCAGACGGTCGAGCATCATGGTCTGCGCCCGGCGGATTTCACGCTCGAGATCACCGAGAGCGTGGTCTTGGACGCGGGGACACGTGCGAACACGACGATCGAGCGCGTACGCAATCGCGGGTTCAATATTTGCATCGATGACTTCGGGACGGGCTACTCCTCGCTGCGTTACCTGCAGCAATTCCAAGTCGACTCGATCAAGATCGACCGTTCGTTCGTCTCGGGCACCGATGGGCAGCTCGCAAGTGAGCCGATCGTCCGCACGCTGATTACGCTGGCGGAAGCGTATAACGTCCGCGTCGTGGCCGAGGGTGTGGAAACCAGCGAGCAGTGTGAGATGTTGCGCAACGCGGGATGTCGCCTCGCGCAAGGCTTTCTTTTCGCGCACCCGCTCGCACCGGCGGAACTCGCGGAGCGGTATCCCAGGGTTCTCGGCCGCATCGCGCGCCCCGCCTCGGCGTAA